GATCAAGAATGACCTAAGTCTCCCGCCAAAGCTCTTAAATAACCCTAACACTCCCATAACACCCAATGAGCCTCGCAAAACGTGCCGTCAGAATATTAATTTCTGACTAATTCTCTCCCAAGTcactcaaccgtcagaaattacattttttcaGCTACGAGGGCAAAATAACTACACCTTCGGGGGCAGCTCAAACTTTGACCGGTAACCGGTTGTTTTGCCGACAACTCGTTTCGCCGAAGACAAGTCCCCAAAGTCTTAAGTCAGTTCGCCAGTTAGAGTCTTCACTTAGTAATAACAACTTAATACCAATTCCCATTGAAATGACAGAAATGAATCGTGCTTATTCCATGAATGACCTCTTCATCAACGTCTATGGCTTGTTTACGAACTAGCCATAATTCCTTCAACTACTGTATTTCAACTGGTCGTTGGCAGTGACCGAAATATAGCAATGAAGAATGTTGATATTCGTAGTGAAAGCTCAGACTCACGTCTATTTAGACCCATTAATAAGTCTGCGCTACAGACTAACCCAAACTGTTTCACATTAGCGTGAGGTCTGGTTGCGCACAGGCTAAAGGGGACTTAGCCGAGCGCAACTGCTCTACTGAAGTGGAGCGGAAACTGAAGTCCAGTATCCAATAGCCTTTGGACAACTGGGGCCTgtattttgattggttcccATCTCTGGAGAGCTGAGTTTGTCActcataaagaaaaaaactcctGCATCCTTGTTAAAGCAATACGTCTGCTTCGATTTTGCCTTGCAAAGTTCCCTTGAAATCCACGGAAATCAGGGATTTTACTTCATGATTCGCCCAATATCAAACCCCTTTGCAAAGGAAAGGTCTTATTTAAAAGTCTTATTTCTCGACCACTGCAGAGAAAActtaataaattgaaaaaaatacttACCACATCCTCTTGTTTTTAAAGGTAAAATAATACATGTAACATCCAAATTCTGTTTTTCCTTCATACAATTTCTCCCGCTCCTTGGCAGTTTGGTAATCGATGAGTTCGCCTGCATATTCGCACACAAACTGTCCTCTTGTAAAATTGCGTTGGCTGAACACACCTCTGCCTTTTCCTTCAACTTCTTTCACCTGCATTAAAAGAAATACATAAGCTTGATACTTTTTTACGTGACCTTGTTGGTTCTCTATCCTGTTTTGAGAGgttttttgattttcttctcTCATAAAACACATCACTTTATTTTATTCTCTTCTGCTTCATTTTCAATTAAGAGAAATGATTTAGCAGTCGCTCAGATTTGTTGAGCATTTGTACTCAGCTACTTTACACCAGATATGCTCTGAAATTCTAAATAAGTTCACCTTGATGGTGGTACCCTCAATCATTGAGAACACCTTACAAGCAAAATTGTTCTTCTCAGTACTAAAATGATTGACAAGTTTTACCTCCAGACCATCTTCTTTGCCTGACAGTAAGGCCTCCTCTAACTCTTTCTGTTTTTCTACCTGCAAAATTATCACAACATACAATGAGCCCAAGTTAAAACAATTTTACCACCAGAAAGCCAGAGGGCGCATCCTTTTCTGCTCTTCCCCAACCCTCTCCTTTCCTACACTTCctacacacgcacacacacaccaGGACTGCATAAATTTAATTAACTGAAGCATACTGTAATTTCACAAactatcaaaatatcatgataatgtTATCAATCACATACATCATGATAACCTCAAACTATCATCTTAACATATTAGACAAATCAAATCATTTCTGATAACTGTTGGGAATGATTGCAATGCTTGACTACAGTGCTGTCTTGTGGTGTCTATTGCCGTCCTAGTGGTGGCTTGTTCCTTTATGACTCCCCAGTCCTTTGGGTCCAAGTGAATTCATACCTCCATTGCTGATTTACATCTCCTGCTACTTCTCCTCACAGCAAAATATTCAGAGACTTCTGTCTGCCGTGGCTGATTTTCTCCCttctttttcctgaaaaagTTAAAAGATTATGAACACaggaaataaattattcaaaagaCATACTTCTGAATGACTTTATTAAATTTCCCTTAACAGCTCTCCTCTCCAGCCTAATCCACTCTTCCTGCCAGTACATGCACACCAGGGAAGTAGCTAGAGGCAGTGACATCCTGTCTGGAAGATGCAAGTAATCAACTGTGATGTGTGCATCATTGAGTAGCATGCAATTTGTATCCTCCATAGAAAACAAGATATCTCTTCCTCTTTTTTTCGCTAAATTCTATGACCTTTGCTCCAATGAAATCCTATTACTGCCCAAGAttaatttgtttcttaaatttgtattaattttgtaatcatTTTTCAAGATTTCAACTATGTGCACTTAAATATGTGTGTACCTATCTAGTAGCAAAGACAGTGTGTTGTAATCTTAAAAGGTTCTTTTCAAAAGATTAAAAGGTTCtttccaaaatttaaaacaGGTTCTATCATAGGTACTGTAGGGTAAGCAATGTTCAGTAAAGCATTTACACTTTTTGGTTCGCTCGTCAACCTTCAAAAACAGGTGACAATTACAGCATCCAGTTGTGCTTAATCTATAACTTCCACTTACAGAAGCAATTTGCAAAGCTTGTTTACCTCTGTTCTTAGTGTGACTTAGATGATTTTCTAATAAAATGACAGTTTACAAGGCTATGGCCTAACAGGCGCCTCATAGCCTGGGGTGCCCAATTTACAAGTACAGCCAACCAATTTTTGTGTTTGGGGCACTAACAGGCGACCAAACTTCAAAAAGCAAGATGCTATTAAGTCATTTTATGTAAATTCTAAAGTAAACATCGGTTGGACTTTCACAGATGAAAGAATTATTATTTGGTGAAATTGTTCAGCAAAAATTCCACAGCAGTGAGTTTCTACAAAATGCAATCAAATCCATTGTCCTATTGGTGCCTGTTGAGATGCTACAAGCGGCGCCTGTTGAGATGCTACAGGCAGCATTACATTTCAGTTCCATTGAATGTTAAGGATATCATGCATGCACAGGTCAAGAAATTATGTAATAAAGCTTGGGCCCTTAGCCATCATCCGTTAAACCAAATTATGCCAAAGCCTAAACCCCCACAACATGATTTGCGTTGCAAGATTTGCCTCCATCCAAAGATTAACACCGAACATTTCAAGAACATATTTGTAAATAGGCTTATTTTTTAATACAATCTGTTATAACTATATAAAATCAATTTTTAGCTATATAGTACATCATTGTAATTTCATCATACAGTTCTGGTATTTATAACATAGGATATGTATTTTTAATCTtatggttttattaaataattCTACTCTACTCTAAAGACTTTATTATTCCATAAGTTAATTAATTGCTCTATTGTTCAGGGAACTAACTTAAATGGCTAGGCACCCTAACTGGCAAGGTTGGGAACCTCAGAAGGG
The Acropora muricata isolate sample 2 chromosome 3, ASM3666990v1, whole genome shotgun sequence genome window above contains:
- the LOC136911925 gene encoding N-lysine methyltransferase KMT5A-like, with the translated sequence MNQSSSAGFLKWTNKQLAQSKGRKKKEKKKGENQPRQTEVSEYFAVRRSSRRCKSAMEVEKQKELEEALLSGKEDGLEVKEVEGKGRGVFSQRNFTRGQFVCEYAGELIDYQTAKEREKLYEGKTEFGCYMYYFTFKNKRMCVDATKESGRLGRLLNHSKSAANCATRLVNVKDRPYLILETTRDVQAGEELLYDYGERSKDIIQFHQWLKS